One Pseudomonas brassicacearum genomic region harbors:
- a CDS encoding YeaH/YhbH family protein: MSYVIDRRLNGKNKSTVNRQRFLRRYRDHIKKAVEEAVSRRSITDMEHGEQISIPGRDIDEPVLHHGRGGKQTVVHPGNKEFTSGEHIPRPQGGGGGKGPGKAGNSGEGMDEFVFQITQEEFLEFMFEDLELPNLVKRNLTGTDTFKTVRAGISNEGNPSRINIIRTLRSAHARRIALSGSSRAKLREVKEELARLKREEPDNFGDIQDLEAEIEKLSARIHRVPFLDTFDLKYNLLVKQPNPSSKAVMFCLMDVSGSMTQATKDIAKRFFILLYLFLKRNYDKIDVVFIRHHTSAREVDEEEFFYSRETGGTIVSSALKLMQEIMAERYPANEWNIYAAQASDGDNWNDDSPICRDILINQIMPFVQYYTYVEITPREHQALWYEYERIAEAFSDTFAQQQLVSAGDIYPVFRELFQRRLVT, from the coding sequence ATGAGCTATGTGATCGACCGACGCCTTAATGGCAAGAACAAGAGCACGGTGAACCGCCAGCGTTTCCTGCGGCGTTACCGTGACCACATCAAGAAGGCCGTCGAAGAAGCGGTTAGCCGGCGTTCCATTACCGACATGGAGCATGGCGAACAAATCAGCATTCCCGGCCGCGACATCGATGAGCCGGTGCTTCACCATGGTCGCGGCGGCAAACAGACGGTGGTGCATCCCGGCAACAAGGAATTCACCAGTGGCGAGCACATCCCTCGTCCGCAGGGTGGAGGCGGCGGCAAAGGACCCGGCAAGGCCGGTAACTCCGGCGAGGGCATGGATGAATTCGTGTTCCAGATCACCCAGGAGGAATTCCTGGAGTTCATGTTCGAAGACCTGGAACTGCCGAACCTGGTCAAGCGCAACCTGACGGGCACCGACACCTTCAAGACCGTACGCGCCGGCATCAGCAACGAAGGTAATCCTTCACGCATCAATATCATCCGAACACTTCGTTCGGCCCATGCCCGGCGCATTGCGCTGTCGGGCAGCAGCCGGGCCAAACTGCGGGAGGTCAAGGAAGAACTGGCTCGCCTCAAGCGCGAAGAACCCGACAATTTCGGCGACATTCAGGACCTTGAAGCGGAAATCGAGAAACTCAGCGCACGCATCCATCGCGTACCGTTCCTCGATACTTTCGACCTCAAGTACAACTTGCTGGTGAAACAGCCCAACCCCAGCTCCAAGGCCGTGATGTTCTGCCTGATGGACGTGTCCGGCTCCATGACCCAGGCGACCAAGGACATTGCCAAGCGCTTCTTCATCCTGCTGTACCTGTTCCTCAAGCGGAACTACGACAAGATCGACGTGGTGTTCATCCGCCACCACACCAGCGCCCGGGAAGTGGACGAGGAGGAGTTTTTCTACTCCAGGGAAACCGGCGGCACTATCGTTTCCAGCGCCCTGAAGCTGATGCAGGAGATCATGGCCGAGCGCTATCCGGCCAATGAATGGAACATCTATGCAGCCCAGGCGTCCGACGGTGACAACTGGAACGACGACTCGCCGATCTGCCGTGACATCCTGATCAACCAGATCATGCCGTTCGTCCAGTACTACACCTATGTGGAAATTACTCCACGGGAACATCAGGCGTTGTGGTACGAATACGAACGCATTGCCGAAGCTTTTTCCGACACATTTGCTCAACAGCAACTGGTCTCGGCCGGGGATATCTACCCGGTCTTCCGTGAACTCTTCCAGCGCAGGTTAGTGACATGA
- a CDS encoding PrkA family serine protein kinase: protein MSIFSHFQQRFESTRQEEYSLQEYLELCKQDRSAYASAAERLLLAIGEPELLDTSANSRLSRIFSNKVIRRYPAFEDFHGMEECIDQIVSYFRHAAQGLEEKKQILYLLGPVGGGKSSLAEKLKQLIEKVPFYAIKGSPVFESPLGLFNATEDGAILEEDFGIPRRYLSTIMSPWATKRLSEFGGDISQFRVVKLYPSILNQIAVAKTEPGDENNQDISALVGKVDIRKLEEYPQNDADAYSYSGALCRANQGLMEFVEMFKAPIKVLHPLLTATQEGNYNSTEGLGAIPFTGILLAHSNESEWHTFRNNKNNEAFIDRIYIVKVPYCLRVTDEVKIYDKLLFNSSLSKAHCAPDTLKMLAQFTVLSRLKEPENSNIYSKMRVYDGENLKDTDPKAKSIQEYRDNAGVDEGMNGLSTRFAFKILSKVFNFDPHEIAANPVHLLYVLEQQIEQEQFQAETRERYLRFLKEYLAPRYIEFIGKEIQTAYLESYSEYGQNIFDRYVLYADFWIQDQEYRDPETGEILNRVALNEELEKIEKPAGISNPKDFRNEIVNFVLRARANNNGKNPTWLSYEKLRVVIEKKMFSNTEDLLPVISFNAKASKEDQQKHNDFVTRMVERGYTDKQVRLLSEWYLRVRKSQ from the coding sequence ATGAGCATTTTTAGCCACTTCCAGCAACGTTTCGAGTCCACGCGGCAGGAGGAATACTCGCTGCAGGAATACCTCGAACTCTGCAAGCAGGACCGCAGCGCCTATGCATCGGCTGCGGAGCGTCTGTTGCTGGCAATCGGAGAACCGGAACTGCTGGATACCTCGGCCAACTCGAGGCTTTCGCGGATCTTCTCCAACAAGGTGATTCGCCGCTATCCGGCCTTTGAAGACTTCCACGGGATGGAAGAATGCATCGATCAGATCGTGTCCTATTTCCGCCACGCCGCCCAAGGCCTGGAAGAGAAGAAACAAATCCTCTATCTGCTCGGTCCCGTCGGTGGCGGTAAATCGTCCCTGGCCGAAAAGCTCAAGCAACTGATCGAGAAAGTGCCCTTCTATGCGATCAAGGGCTCACCGGTGTTCGAATCGCCCTTGGGGTTGTTCAACGCCACCGAGGACGGCGCGATCCTCGAGGAAGACTTCGGTATTCCACGCCGCTACCTCAGTACCATCATGTCGCCATGGGCCACCAAGCGCCTGTCCGAGTTCGGCGGCGACATCAGTCAGTTCCGGGTGGTCAAGCTCTACCCCTCGATCCTTAACCAGATCGCGGTAGCCAAGACCGAACCGGGGGACGAAAACAACCAGGACATTTCGGCCCTGGTGGGTAAAGTCGATATCCGCAAGCTGGAAGAATATCCACAGAACGATGCCGACGCCTACAGCTATTCAGGTGCACTGTGCCGGGCCAACCAGGGCCTGATGGAATTCGTCGAGATGTTCAAGGCGCCCATCAAAGTGCTGCACCCGCTGCTGACCGCAACCCAGGAAGGCAACTACAACAGCACTGAGGGCCTGGGAGCCATTCCGTTCACCGGGATCCTGCTGGCCCACTCCAACGAGTCGGAATGGCATACCTTCCGCAACAACAAGAACAACGAAGCCTTCATCGACCGGATCTACATCGTCAAGGTGCCGTACTGCCTGCGAGTCACCGATGAGGTGAAGATCTACGACAAGCTGCTGTTCAACAGCTCGCTGTCCAAGGCCCACTGCGCGCCCGACACGCTGAAGATGCTCGCCCAGTTCACCGTGCTGTCGCGCCTCAAGGAGCCGGAAAACTCCAACATCTATTCGAAGATGCGGGTGTATGACGGTGAAAACCTCAAGGACACCGATCCAAAGGCCAAATCGATCCAGGAGTACCGCGACAACGCAGGGGTCGATGAAGGCATGAACGGCCTATCCACTCGTTTCGCGTTCAAGATTCTTTCCAAGGTCTTCAACTTCGACCCCCATGAGATCGCGGCCAACCCGGTGCATCTGCTGTATGTGCTGGAACAACAGATCGAGCAGGAACAGTTCCAGGCGGAAACCCGCGAGCGTTATCTGCGATTCCTCAAGGAATACCTGGCCCCGCGCTACATCGAGTTCATCGGCAAGGAAATCCAGACTGCCTACCTGGAGTCCTACAGCGAGTACGGCCAGAACATCTTCGACCGCTACGTGCTGTACGCGGACTTCTGGATCCAGGACCAGGAATACCGCGATCCGGAAACCGGCGAAATCCTCAACCGCGTAGCGCTGAACGAAGAGCTGGAAAAAATCGAGAAACCGGCCGGCATCAGCAATCCGAAGGATTTCCGTAACGAAATCGTCAACTTCGTGTTGCGCGCCCGGGCCAATAACAATGGCAAGAACCCAACCTGGCTCAGCTATGAAAAGCTGCGGGTGGTGATCGAGAAGAAAATGTTCTCCAACACCGAAGACCTGCTGCCCGTCATCAGCTTCAACGCCAAGGCCAGCAAGGAGGACCAGCAAAAACACAACGACTTCGTCACACGCATGGTCGAACGTGGCTACACCGACAAACAGGTACGGCTGCTCTCCGAGTGGTACCTGCGGGTCCGGAAATCGCAATAA
- the glpE gene encoding thiosulfate sulfurtransferase GlpE yields the protein MSEFKRIPPDQAQILREQGAVVVDVRDPATFAALHISGSTHLDNHSIADFIRAADLDAPTVVVCYHGNSSQSAAAYLVSQGFTDVYSLDGGFELWRLAYPSETAQGTQE from the coding sequence ATGAGCGAATTCAAACGTATCCCCCCGGACCAGGCCCAGATCCTGCGCGAGCAAGGCGCGGTCGTTGTCGATGTCCGCGACCCAGCCACATTTGCCGCCCTGCATATCAGTGGCTCCACCCACCTGGATAACCACTCCATCGCCGACTTCATCCGTGCCGCCGACCTCGACGCACCGACCGTCGTGGTCTGCTATCACGGCAACTCCAGCCAGAGCGCAGCCGCCTATCTGGTCAGCCAGGGTTTCACCGACGTCTACAGCCTGGACGGCGGTTTTGAGCTGTGGCGCCTGGCTTATCCTTCGGAAACCGCGCAAGGCACTCAGGAATAA